GGAACTAGTTTACACCGTGAGTAAATCCAAGGACAATCCATGGATTCATAATATTTTTCGCTACACATTTCACATTCCTGCATTTTGATTAACTATAAATTAAAATCATTACTATGCTACATATTATAATGACGCTTCTTTTTTATGGAAATTGAACTTACCATTTTAATGCTTGAGCTAGcagccattaaagttgatgaagAAACACTACCAATATACTGTAAATATGTTTTGGATCACCACCATATATAAGAGTACTTCTGGTGAAAAATGGCCGTTATTTTCAACGGTCGGGATCTGTCACCGTCCGTTTCATATCCTCGGACACGTGTCACCATCTAATCATTTTGAACAAGATGGGAATTTTCCAATATTTGAGGGCTAAGATGGTAAAATTCCATGACTCGTGCGTGTCACATGTATCCCAGATTCGTTGAACCTAGTCGCGAAGGACATAAATGTAAATTTCCCACACGTGCGGGTACACATGTGTGCTTTTTTGACTAATTAACTATCTCTAATGTTAAAAGTAAGGTTTTGGGGCATTTTGACTTATTTTTTAACGTTCGGGGCATTTTGACAAGGTGATGTTCGAAATTGGGGCATTTTGCCtcttaaccctaaactaaaaggTTTAAATATTATGTGAAGCAGTGGAATTGGAATGTTTTTGATGATCTAAGGAAAAAAGTGCAAACAACTGAAGAAGATGTTAAGAGTGCTTCAATATTATTTGATGCAGATCCAGAAAATGTAGAATTATTGAATAAATTAGTAACTGCTAGAGGTAAATATGAAGTAGCTTCTCAACAATATAATATACTTATGCAAGCTAAGTCAAGAGTAAAATGGATCAAGGGTGAAGGAACCAATAATGCTCTCTTTCATACAAATATGAGAATAAGACAAGCTCAAAATGCAATTGTTGAATTGGAAGATAAAGATGGAACTGTGGTTACTGATCAAAAGCTAATAGCTGACATGTTAGTGGAGCAATTTCAAAATAAATTTAAGAAGCAACCTGTTGAGTTTGCAGCTGGAATCTTTGATGTAATTCCAAAAATACATACAGAAGAAGATTATATTTTAATATATGTCGCTCCTTCATATTTGGAAATTAAAAATGCAGTTTTTGAAATGGATGCAAGTAgttctcctggtccagatgggttCCCTGGAAGTTTCTATAAGTTTTCTTGGGAAGTAGTTGGTCAGGATTTGATAGCTGTTATACAATATTGCTGGAGATGTAGGTTTATTCCTAAGGGTCTAAACTCAAACTTCTTGTTTCTTGTACCTAAAGTGAAAGGTGCAAAAAAAGCTGAACAATTTAGACCAATTGTATTGGCTAACTTTAGTTTCAAAGTGATTACAAGAATTATAACTACAAGGCGCTGTGGTGTGGTGAATAAATTGGTACCCGGTCAACAAGGAGCTTTTATTAAAGGAAGAACCATACATGAAAAGACAGTTTTGTCATCTTAATTGATAAATGACATGAGTGTAAAGAGAAGGGGGGGAAATGTTGGTTTGAAATTGGATATTTCTCAGTTTTATGACTTACTAAGCTGGGAATTTCTTTTTGAAGTATTAAGAAGATTTGGCTTCTCAGAGGTGGGCATTAAATGGTTAAGAACATTATTTACTTCAGCTAGAATCTCAGTATTAGTAAATCGTGGTCCTTGTGGCTTTTTTGAAGTAAGTATAGGGTTGAGGAAAGGAGATCCCATTTCTCCCATTTTGTTTATTATTGCTGAAGAAGTATTGAGTAGAAATTTTACTCAAATGGTGCAAGAAGGAAATATTCAGGCAATGGTTCAAAGAAATGGATGTCAACCTTCTCATTTAATGTTTGCAGATGACATCTTTGTATTTTGTAATGGACATAAAATATCTCTTGATAGGTTAATGGAATTGTTGATTAAGTTCAAAATGCTTATGGACAGGTGATAAACAGAATGAAGAGTAAATGTTTTGTTGGAGCACATCAGATACTAGATGAAAGAGTATTGCTGAACATTTGCATATGGAACTGTCTGAGTTCCCTGATAAGTATCTTGGGTTATCCTCAATCCTGGTAGAGTGAGAGTGCATCAAGTATGGGGTATTATGGAAATGATGCATGATATGCTTGCTAGTTGGAAAGGTACATTACTTGCCTTCCCTTCTAGACTTACACTAGTCAAATTTGTGTTATATAGATATCCAATTTTTACTATGTCAATTCACAAATGGCCAAAAGTGGCGATAAAGGAGTGTGAGAGAATTAAATTTTTTGTGGACTGGGGACCCTGCCGAAAAGAAGTTAGTAACTTTAAAGTGGGAATAAGTTAATGCTCCTATTTCTGAAGGTGGCTTAGGCATCAAAAGATTGGAGGTGATCAATAAAGCACTATTAATGAAACTGATGTGGAAAATTATGACTGAAGATGAAGAGTGGACAAGATTTATGAAAGCTAAACTTGTGAGCAGGAAGGGAGAATGGATTCAGTCATACAAGCAATCTTCAATCTGGCCTGGGTTGAAATGGGTAGTTCAATATGTTAGTGAAGGTTCTAGATGGATTGTGGGGGATGGACATAGCATTCCAGTTTGGAATGATAAATGGGTGTTTGACTATTCTTTAGCTGAGAGGTATCCAGATAACACTTTTATTGAACAACATAAAGACTGGAAAGTTGAACACTTAATAACCAATGGAAAATGGCATATTCCTACAGAATTGTTTCATTTTTTTAAGTTAGAAGATTTACCACAACTGGGTGATGGTGCTGATAAAAGAATTTGAGTGCAGATCTAACTGGACATTTTTCTGTAGCTAATGCAGTTCAGATGGTCAGACCTAAATTTCCTTCAGTGTCTTGGACCAAAAAGGTATGGGATCCTTGTATACATTCATAAATATAACTTTGAATGTTTGGAAAATACTTAGAGGAGCATGTGCAACAGAAGAAACTGTTAGGAAAAAAAGGCTTAAGTACAATTTCTAAATGTTACTTATGTGGGAAAGATCAAGACTATATGAAGCATATAATATGGAAATATAGCTTTAGTGAAAACATATGGCACTGGTTGTGTGAAATTTTTTAATTCCCAATTCCTGGAGACTTTGAAGAATTAATAAATCTTGTGAAGCATAAAAGTCCTGCTATAAAGAAAGTTTGGTACACTAGTGCTCTTACTACTATGGTGGAAATATGATTTAGTAGGAACAGAAAAATGTATGAAGATCAAACACCAAACTGGGTGCAAGTTAAAAGCAAGGTATTGAgttttactaaggaatgcagtctcAGGATGAGGGGAAAGATGTGGGGAGATTTGTATGATTTCCAAGTATTATCTTCCTTTTGTATAAAGTGTATTCCAGTGCTTAATAAGATGGTGAAGGAATGCTTTTTCAAGTTTTCAGGGATTAATCAAATATtaatatgttgtgatggtgctgctAACGGAAATCCTGGTCAAGCTGGAGTTGGTTTTATTGGCAGAGATTATGAAGGAAGATATGTAGGAGCTACGTCAGGTGGATTGGGGATTTCCACAAACTATGTTGCTGAGGTAATGACTTTAATTATTGCTGGTGAATGGGCAGTGAGGAGTGGCTTTATGGATGTCTGTTTGAGTCTTGACTCAAAGGCAATGATAATGGCCTTACTGCAAATAAGATACTTTGGATTGTGATTAATAGATGGCAGGCAATAAGGAAGAGTCTGAAGAACATATCATTCAGACATTCATATAGAGAAATAAATTTTTTAGCAGACAAATTGGCTAGAAAGGGGTACTACTGAGTAGAGGTGAATGTGTTTACTATGAAAATAAACCAGCTTTCCTAGGTGTGCTAGAAAGTGAAGATAAGTCATATTTCAGGTTTTGAAAATGCAAGTATACTTTTCTTAATTGTTTTTAGTTCCTTTTTGTCTGGGTCTGTCTAGAAAGAAGTTTTTATTGTACCAAACTCTTTATTCTTGATTTTGGTAATAAAAttcttatgaaaaaaaaaaaacgtgcCAATACGATTCTTTGGCTAGAGATAAAATAAGAGTCCGGAATGTTTATAATGTGGTCGGGCTATatacttcaagtatgtggccCATTTTCATCGCCGATACGTCTCAAAAAAAGTTCTATTATCAAACTGTTTGTcttattctttttgtttttatcttttcatCTTCCTATTTTTTCTTAAAAAGTAAAGCAATTAACAAAATTTGGATGGGGTGGTTTTTAAGTTTAATCCGTGTCAAAATATAAGGATGTGCCACATACAATATGTATGTGGCCCGTCCACATCTTAGACGGGGAGGTTGTTTCAAGATTGCTATCAGCCCactcaaataaaaaatatatttaaaatgaaacaaataatgATAATGAAAATTGATAATTGACCGTAGTTTTTTCGTTATACTATTTTAAATAAAATCAAAGATggaaaaatatgacaaaaatTAGTTATTAGTGTTAGACCTTCCTCCAACTAGATTCACATCTTTTGTTAGACTCTCGGGTGTGAAAGTCTCTAAataatggattcatatggttaaAGAACCTTGGTGAGGACTGGTGTATGTCTATTcaaattgccaaacgaaatattgggtgtggttgttgtacccccgttttttcagccTTCAAACGGTAAAACGCAATGATGAGTGCCGCGAtcctctgtttctcaactacatttgtatcctagtccgagacttaactaattgtagattagaaatcaagatatagttttgacaactaaatttgacaaaaagcttgagatatTAACACTtgtgagttagaccgagcaatgctctaacaagattatTATTTCATATATTATTTGGGACCTAGTAATGCTTATGAGGAACTTTTGAAATATatcattttatgatttttattgaatttattattttaatattaaagaCCAGAGTAGGTACCAgggaattttattattttaacgagaCCATTATATTATATTTTAAAGAAGCTATACTGCATGTTGGTATTAATATTCACATTTGTAGGATAGTTTTAGTAtgtatattaataataataaaataagaactcTTTGAATTCTCGGTTATTTGACATTTCATCACACTAAACCTACATTCCACGTAAGTGGAATTCGATTCTTTTGGATATAGATTATTTAGTATATCCGAGAAAAATTGCTCTGTTCGTATTCATATTTGAATGCGATGCTCATCTTTCTTCCATCAtcacatctttttttcttttgattttatcaTTTGCATCTCATGGGTTTCATTATATCCATGAGTAGCTATACTCCTATTTGATTGAGGGTGAATTCTGAGTTCCAAACATgaattgatttaatatatgaatctattttgatttactcacatgattatcatttgtttctactatgagtatttttatgattgattgttttagGTGGCTAACTAAATCAGTTTCTTGATTAATCTGTTGCTATTAAAGAGTTaagatatccgtaattgttgaataacttattacacaagtagaaaatgtGAGGCCTTGCAGAGAAATTCTGTGTAGCAATCACGTGTAGAAACAATACTGATGAGTGAACCGAGCATACTGAGTTTAAATTCTTGGATCAAATCCAGATTCACAAATTCTAAATCATTCGACTGAGTTACATCTTGAGAGCGTACTTCTTGGTGGCTCAATCAGATAGCTCATCGTACCTGTTGTCCTATGATATTAGGAATCTTGAGGATAGATAAGTGTACATGTTATTCTACAATTGGATATAATCTATGATTAGTGACGAATAGATAAATATATTACTTTGATCAATGTTTAGTAATGAATAAGGATTCCACGATCATAATTCTCATCCTTGATTACATATTTAATCCCCCCCCCCCACCGTTTGACAACTGAAAACTCCTTGTTCTTCGTGTGCTACTGTTAAAATACTAGTTAATTATTGACAAATATCTTAATTATTTTACTCACAACGCACATCAACTCGAGattttttatttgcaatattcaTCATAATAAAGTGATACGACATTGTCCCAGTAGACATAATAGTAGATAATATGAATAAATATAATAGTCAGTCTTCAAATACCTTTGTTGATGGAGTTCTTGTAGATGTCTCTGTTGTTTTTCAGTCTTTAAGATCGTTGAGTGAATTCGTATACTCAACTACTATGCTAtattcctagtccgagactgacCTTAGTAGACTATAAGTCAAGATATTGTTCTggtcaactaaatttgataacaaactagacataccaaaacttgtgaatttgatcgagcaatgctctaacattattcCTATTGACCTCCTAGAGAGAGTGATTACCAGTAGTGGTGAAGTTCTATTAGCAGTTATTTCTTGTGAATCTCTTGTAACAATTATTGCTTGTGAATCTCTTGTAGCAGTTTTGCATCCCTTACCAGTTGTGCTTTGTTCTATTTCCATCTCTATTAGCTCCAAATAGTGATTTAGGTAGCTATATCATTGTCTATCTATTTTTCATTCTTACATGTCTGATTTATCCTTTAGTTTTCTAATATTCCTCTCTTCATATACTGATTCAAAACCCTACTTATATCTCATGCGAATTCTTAGCCGCTTactcccgttcttttaccttttgaaattcaaatttcaaaaaaaaaaaaaaatcttcattggCTCTACCAGAAATCGTAGCCTATTTTCAAAAATGAAATTGTAGCAGAGTTTGATCAATTAGGTAACTATCTTATACgatattaaaattaaaacaacacACCTAGTGATCACTCTACttactttaaaaccctaaatagCTAATAACACATCTACTGATCTCCCTACCCAGTGTTCAACAATAGAGAATTCATATAATCATCATGTCTTCTGGTTCTCAAGCTCAAATAGCTAATATTACCTCAAAAATACAATATGCTACCATTAGAAATGCTTCTCGTATGATTCCTAGAAG
This DNA window, taken from Papaver somniferum cultivar HN1 chromosome 3, ASM357369v1, whole genome shotgun sequence, encodes the following:
- the LOC113360555 gene encoding uncharacterized protein LOC113360555, producing the protein MYEDQTPNWVQVKSKVLSFTKECSLRMRGKMWGDLYDFQVLSSFCIKCIPVLNKMVKECFFKFSGINQILICCDGAANGNPGQAGVGFIGRDYEGRYVGATSGGLGISTNYVAEVMTLIIAGEWAVRSGFMDVCLSLDSKAMIMALLQIRYFGL